From the genome of Primulina eburnea isolate SZY01 chromosome 12, ASM2296580v1, whole genome shotgun sequence, one region includes:
- the LOC140807521 gene encoding F-box protein PP2-A13-like isoform X8: MGAGLSGPETERTCDSVNLPNRPAGLGDLPENCIASILSCLEASEICKFSCLNKAFLQASLSDTVWEPKLPENHRILAKKLIREYSENLTSKKEIYTSLSNPSRFDGDTKEIWLDKRRRGICVAISWKGLRITGIDDRRYWSHVSTDDSRFHTIAYLRQIWWLEAEGSLDLEFPIGTYSLFFRLRLGRPSNRLFGSRRSICNKAEKIHGWNIKPVQFQVASSNVHHAKSQCFLEEEGKWTFHHVGDFVVENSHTITKLRFSMTQIDCTHTKGGLCLDCAFICPSVGSHAERLDNFVG; the protein is encoded by the exons ATGGGGGCTGGTCTTTCAGGCCCGGAAACTGAGAGAACTTGTGATTCAGTTAATCTGCCGAATCGGCCCGCAGGTCTCGGGGACTTACCAGAGAACTGTATCGCTTCGATTCTTTCATGTTTGGAAGCTTCAGAAATCTGTAAATTTTCGTGTCTGAACAAAGCATTTCTCCAAGCTTCTTTGTCTGATACTGTGTGGGAACCTAAGTTGCCTGAAAATCATCGGATTCTTGCGAAGAAGCTGATCCGTGAATACTCGGAGAATCTGACTTCCAAAAAGGAGATTTACACCAGCTTGAGTAATCCCTCTCGCTTTGATGGTGACACCAAA GAAATTTGGTTGGACAAGAGGAGAAGAGGAATCTGTGTTGCTATTTCATGGAAGGGCTTGAGAATTACTGGTATAGACGATCGTAGGTATTGGAGTCATGTTTCCACAGATGATTCAAG GTTTCATACAATAGCTTATCTTCGACAAATATGGTGGCTAGAAGCAGAAGGTAGCTTGGACTTGGAATTCCCTATCGGCACTTACAGCCTGTTTTTCAGATTACGACTCGGTCGACCGTCGAATCGACTATTTGGTAGCCGAAGATCAATCTGCAACAAAGCAGAAAAGATTCATGGCTGGAATATAAAACCTGTCCAATTCCAAGTAGCATCATCAAACGTGCATCATGCGAAATCGCAGTGTTTCTTGGAAGAAGAAGGCAAATGGACGTTCCATCATGTTGGAGATTTTGTGGTTGAGAATTCACACACTATCACAAAGCTTAGGTTTTCGATGACGCAGATTGATTGCACGCATACAAAAGGCGGGCTTTGCTTGGATTGTGCGTTTATTTGTCCGAGTGTTGGATCCCATGCAGAAAGGTTAGATAATTTTG TGGGGTAA
- the LOC140807521 gene encoding F-box protein PP2-A13-like isoform X2, protein MGAGLSGPETERTCDSVNLPNRPAGLGDLPENCIASILSCLEASEICKFSCLNKAFLQASLSDTVWEPKLPENHRILAKKLIREYSENLTSKKEIYTSLSNPSRFDGDTKEIWLDKRRRGICVAISWKGLRITGIDDRRYWSHVSTDDSRFHTIAYLRQIWWLEAEGSLDLEFPIGTYSLFFRLRLGRPSNRLFGSRRSICNKAEKIHGWNIKPVQFQVASSNVHHAKSQCFLEEEGKWTFHHVGDFVVENSHTITKLRFSMTQIDCTHTKGGLCLDCAFICPSVGSHAERLDNFDVIPPTFCHRLVEQQIKVDQTQHSPPSD, encoded by the exons ATGGGGGCTGGTCTTTCAGGCCCGGAAACTGAGAGAACTTGTGATTCAGTTAATCTGCCGAATCGGCCCGCAGGTCTCGGGGACTTACCAGAGAACTGTATCGCTTCGATTCTTTCATGTTTGGAAGCTTCAGAAATCTGTAAATTTTCGTGTCTGAACAAAGCATTTCTCCAAGCTTCTTTGTCTGATACTGTGTGGGAACCTAAGTTGCCTGAAAATCATCGGATTCTTGCGAAGAAGCTGATCCGTGAATACTCGGAGAATCTGACTTCCAAAAAGGAGATTTACACCAGCTTGAGTAATCCCTCTCGCTTTGATGGTGACACCAAA GAAATTTGGTTGGACAAGAGGAGAAGAGGAATCTGTGTTGCTATTTCATGGAAGGGCTTGAGAATTACTGGTATAGACGATCGTAGGTATTGGAGTCATGTTTCCACAGATGATTCAAG GTTTCATACAATAGCTTATCTTCGACAAATATGGTGGCTAGAAGCAGAAGGTAGCTTGGACTTGGAATTCCCTATCGGCACTTACAGCCTGTTTTTCAGATTACGACTCGGTCGACCGTCGAATCGACTATTTGGTAGCCGAAGATCAATCTGCAACAAAGCAGAAAAGATTCATGGCTGGAATATAAAACCTGTCCAATTCCAAGTAGCATCATCAAACGTGCATCATGCGAAATCGCAGTGTTTCTTGGAAGAAGAAGGCAAATGGACGTTCCATCATGTTGGAGATTTTGTGGTTGAGAATTCACACACTATCACAAAGCTTAGGTTTTCGATGACGCAGATTGATTGCACGCATACAAAAGGCGGGCTTTGCTTGGATTGTGCGTTTATTTGTCCGAGTGTTGGATCCCATGCAGAAAGGTTAGATAATTTTG aCGTAATCCCCCCAACCTTTTGTCATCGGTTGGTTGAACAACAGATTAAGGTCGATCAAACTCAGCACTCACCACCTTCTGATTGA
- the LOC140807521 gene encoding F-box protein PP2-A13-like isoform X4, which produces MGAGLSGPETERTCDSVNLPNRPAGLGDLPENCIASILSCLEASEICKFSCLNKAFLQASLSDTVWEPKLPENHRILAKKLIREYSENLTSKKEIYTSLSNPSRFDGDTKEIWLDKRRRGICVAISWKGLRITGIDDRRYWSHVSTDDSRFHTIAYLRQIWWLEAEGSLDLEFPIGTYSLFFRLRLGRPSNRLFGSRRSICNKAEKIHGWNIKPVQFQVASSNVHHAKSQCFLEEEGKWTFHHVGDFVVENSHTITKLRFSMTQIDCTHTKGGLCLDCAFICPSVGSHAERVSGVIFGEIHEWKFAELFR; this is translated from the exons ATGGGGGCTGGTCTTTCAGGCCCGGAAACTGAGAGAACTTGTGATTCAGTTAATCTGCCGAATCGGCCCGCAGGTCTCGGGGACTTACCAGAGAACTGTATCGCTTCGATTCTTTCATGTTTGGAAGCTTCAGAAATCTGTAAATTTTCGTGTCTGAACAAAGCATTTCTCCAAGCTTCTTTGTCTGATACTGTGTGGGAACCTAAGTTGCCTGAAAATCATCGGATTCTTGCGAAGAAGCTGATCCGTGAATACTCGGAGAATCTGACTTCCAAAAAGGAGATTTACACCAGCTTGAGTAATCCCTCTCGCTTTGATGGTGACACCAAA GAAATTTGGTTGGACAAGAGGAGAAGAGGAATCTGTGTTGCTATTTCATGGAAGGGCTTGAGAATTACTGGTATAGACGATCGTAGGTATTGGAGTCATGTTTCCACAGATGATTCAAG GTTTCATACAATAGCTTATCTTCGACAAATATGGTGGCTAGAAGCAGAAGGTAGCTTGGACTTGGAATTCCCTATCGGCACTTACAGCCTGTTTTTCAGATTACGACTCGGTCGACCGTCGAATCGACTATTTGGTAGCCGAAGATCAATCTGCAACAAAGCAGAAAAGATTCATGGCTGGAATATAAAACCTGTCCAATTCCAAGTAGCATCATCAAACGTGCATCATGCGAAATCGCAGTGTTTCTTGGAAGAAGAAGGCAAATGGACGTTCCATCATGTTGGAGATTTTGTGGTTGAGAATTCACACACTATCACAAAGCTTAGGTTTTCGATGACGCAGATTGATTGCACGCATACAAAAGGCGGGCTTTGCTTGGATTGTGCGTTTATTTGTCCGAGTGTTGGATCCCATGCAGAAAG GGTAAGTGGGGTAATCTTCGGGGAAATTCACGAATGGAAGTTCGCAGAATTGTTTAGGTAA
- the LOC140807521 gene encoding F-box protein PP2-A13-like isoform X1 codes for MGAGLSGPETERTCDSVNLPNRPAGLGDLPENCIASILSCLEASEICKFSCLNKAFLQASLSDTVWEPKLPENHRILAKKLIREYSENLTSKKEIYTSLSNPSRFDGDTKEIWLDKRRRGICVAISWKGLRITGIDDRRYWSHVSTDDSRFHTIAYLRQIWWLEAEGSLDLEFPIGTYSLFFRLRLGRPSNRLFGSRRSICNKAEKIHGWNIKPVQFQVASSNVHHAKSQCFLEEEGKWTFHHVGDFVVENSHTITKLRFSMTQIDCTHTKGGLCLDCAFICPSVGSHAERLDNFGRVWKLRTRIWKVRAICVKCLSTPHRYEALISTSEAPNSYMLMFIGRVTVLLTAWVQSEPTSSSELFSDLTEPPVCFFKYLIIPKSKCVYPECIKNNLIRTITETAVEKI; via the exons ATGGGGGCTGGTCTTTCAGGCCCGGAAACTGAGAGAACTTGTGATTCAGTTAATCTGCCGAATCGGCCCGCAGGTCTCGGGGACTTACCAGAGAACTGTATCGCTTCGATTCTTTCATGTTTGGAAGCTTCAGAAATCTGTAAATTTTCGTGTCTGAACAAAGCATTTCTCCAAGCTTCTTTGTCTGATACTGTGTGGGAACCTAAGTTGCCTGAAAATCATCGGATTCTTGCGAAGAAGCTGATCCGTGAATACTCGGAGAATCTGACTTCCAAAAAGGAGATTTACACCAGCTTGAGTAATCCCTCTCGCTTTGATGGTGACACCAAA GAAATTTGGTTGGACAAGAGGAGAAGAGGAATCTGTGTTGCTATTTCATGGAAGGGCTTGAGAATTACTGGTATAGACGATCGTAGGTATTGGAGTCATGTTTCCACAGATGATTCAAG GTTTCATACAATAGCTTATCTTCGACAAATATGGTGGCTAGAAGCAGAAGGTAGCTTGGACTTGGAATTCCCTATCGGCACTTACAGCCTGTTTTTCAGATTACGACTCGGTCGACCGTCGAATCGACTATTTGGTAGCCGAAGATCAATCTGCAACAAAGCAGAAAAGATTCATGGCTGGAATATAAAACCTGTCCAATTCCAAGTAGCATCATCAAACGTGCATCATGCGAAATCGCAGTGTTTCTTGGAAGAAGAAGGCAAATGGACGTTCCATCATGTTGGAGATTTTGTGGTTGAGAATTCACACACTATCACAAAGCTTAGGTTTTCGATGACGCAGATTGATTGCACGCATACAAAAGGCGGGCTTTGCTTGGATTGTGCGTTTATTTGTCCGAGTGTTGGATCCCATGCAGAAAGGTTAGATAATTTTG GTCGAGTTTGGAAGCTCCGAACTCGGATTTGGAAGGTTCGAGCTATATGTGTCAAGTGTCTCTCGACACCTCACCGTTATGAAGCTCTGATCTCTACTTCGGAAGCTCCAAACTCTTACATGTTGATGTTCATTGGACGTGTTACTGTTTTGCTGACTGCGTGGGTTCAGTCCGAACCCACTAGTAGTTCCGAACTATTCTCCGATCTTACCGAACCGCCTGTCTGTTTTTTTAAGTATCTGATTATCCCAAAATCGAAATGTGTTTACCCGGAGTGTATTAAGAATAATCTGATTAGGACTATTACCGAAACAGCAGTTGAGAAGATATAA
- the LOC140807521 gene encoding F-box protein PP2-A13-like isoform X9, giving the protein MGAGLSGPETERTCDSVNLPNRPAGLGDLPENCIASILSCLEASEICKFSCLNKAFLQASLSDTVWEPKLPENHRILAKKLIREYSENLTSKKEIYTSLSNPSRFDGDTKEIWLDKRRRGICVAISWKGLRITGIDDRRYWSHVSTDDSRFHTIAYLRQIWWLEAEGSLDLEFPIGTYSLFFRLRLGRPSNRLFGSRRSICNKAEKIHGWNIKPVQFQVASSNVHHAKSQCFLEEEGKWTFHHVGDFVVENSHTITKLRFSMTQIDCTHTKGGLCLDCAFICPSVGSHAERLDNFG; this is encoded by the exons ATGGGGGCTGGTCTTTCAGGCCCGGAAACTGAGAGAACTTGTGATTCAGTTAATCTGCCGAATCGGCCCGCAGGTCTCGGGGACTTACCAGAGAACTGTATCGCTTCGATTCTTTCATGTTTGGAAGCTTCAGAAATCTGTAAATTTTCGTGTCTGAACAAAGCATTTCTCCAAGCTTCTTTGTCTGATACTGTGTGGGAACCTAAGTTGCCTGAAAATCATCGGATTCTTGCGAAGAAGCTGATCCGTGAATACTCGGAGAATCTGACTTCCAAAAAGGAGATTTACACCAGCTTGAGTAATCCCTCTCGCTTTGATGGTGACACCAAA GAAATTTGGTTGGACAAGAGGAGAAGAGGAATCTGTGTTGCTATTTCATGGAAGGGCTTGAGAATTACTGGTATAGACGATCGTAGGTATTGGAGTCATGTTTCCACAGATGATTCAAG GTTTCATACAATAGCTTATCTTCGACAAATATGGTGGCTAGAAGCAGAAGGTAGCTTGGACTTGGAATTCCCTATCGGCACTTACAGCCTGTTTTTCAGATTACGACTCGGTCGACCGTCGAATCGACTATTTGGTAGCCGAAGATCAATCTGCAACAAAGCAGAAAAGATTCATGGCTGGAATATAAAACCTGTCCAATTCCAAGTAGCATCATCAAACGTGCATCATGCGAAATCGCAGTGTTTCTTGGAAGAAGAAGGCAAATGGACGTTCCATCATGTTGGAGATTTTGTGGTTGAGAATTCACACACTATCACAAAGCTTAGGTTTTCGATGACGCAGATTGATTGCACGCATACAAAAGGCGGGCTTTGCTTGGATTGTGCGTTTATTTGTCCGAGTGTTGGATCCCATGCAGAAAGGTTAGATAATTTTG GGTAA
- the LOC140807521 gene encoding F-box protein PP2-A13-like isoform X7, producing the protein MGAGLSGPETERTCDSVNLPNRPAGLGDLPENCIASILSCLEASEICKFSCLNKAFLQASLSDTVWEPKLPENHRILAKKLIREYSENLTSKKEIYTSLSNPSRFDGDTKEIWLDKRRRGICVAISWKGLRITGIDDRRYWSHVSTDDSRFHTIAYLRQIWWLEAEGSLDLEFPIGTYSLFFRLRLGRPSNRLFGSRRSICNKAEKIHGWNIKPVQFQVASSNVHHAKSQCFLEEEGKWTFHHVGDFVVENSHTITKLRFSMTQIDCTHTKGGLCLDCAFICPSVGSHAERPNFEPFRIGF; encoded by the exons ATGGGGGCTGGTCTTTCAGGCCCGGAAACTGAGAGAACTTGTGATTCAGTTAATCTGCCGAATCGGCCCGCAGGTCTCGGGGACTTACCAGAGAACTGTATCGCTTCGATTCTTTCATGTTTGGAAGCTTCAGAAATCTGTAAATTTTCGTGTCTGAACAAAGCATTTCTCCAAGCTTCTTTGTCTGATACTGTGTGGGAACCTAAGTTGCCTGAAAATCATCGGATTCTTGCGAAGAAGCTGATCCGTGAATACTCGGAGAATCTGACTTCCAAAAAGGAGATTTACACCAGCTTGAGTAATCCCTCTCGCTTTGATGGTGACACCAAA GAAATTTGGTTGGACAAGAGGAGAAGAGGAATCTGTGTTGCTATTTCATGGAAGGGCTTGAGAATTACTGGTATAGACGATCGTAGGTATTGGAGTCATGTTTCCACAGATGATTCAAG GTTTCATACAATAGCTTATCTTCGACAAATATGGTGGCTAGAAGCAGAAGGTAGCTTGGACTTGGAATTCCCTATCGGCACTTACAGCCTGTTTTTCAGATTACGACTCGGTCGACCGTCGAATCGACTATTTGGTAGCCGAAGATCAATCTGCAACAAAGCAGAAAAGATTCATGGCTGGAATATAAAACCTGTCCAATTCCAAGTAGCATCATCAAACGTGCATCATGCGAAATCGCAGTGTTTCTTGGAAGAAGAAGGCAAATGGACGTTCCATCATGTTGGAGATTTTGTGGTTGAGAATTCACACACTATCACAAAGCTTAGGTTTTCGATGACGCAGATTGATTGCACGCATACAAAAGGCGGGCTTTGCTTGGATTGTGCGTTTATTTGTCCGAGTGTTGGATCCCATGCAGAAAG gccaaattttgaaccttTTCGCATAGGATTCTAA
- the LOC140807521 gene encoding F-box protein PP2-A13-like isoform X5, translating to MGAGLSGPETERTCDSVNLPNRPAGLGDLPENCIASILSCLEASEICKFSCLNKAFLQASLSDTVWEPKLPENHRILAKKLIREYSENLTSKKEIYTSLSNPSRFDGDTKEIWLDKRRRGICVAISWKGLRITGIDDRRYWSHVSTDDSRFHTIAYLRQIWWLEAEGSLDLEFPIGTYSLFFRLRLGRPSNRLFGSRRSICNKAEKIHGWNIKPVQFQVASSNVHHAKSQCFLEEEGKWTFHHVGDFVVENSHTITKLRFSMTQIDCTHTKGGLCLDCAFICPSVGSHAERLDNFGQILNLFA from the exons ATGGGGGCTGGTCTTTCAGGCCCGGAAACTGAGAGAACTTGTGATTCAGTTAATCTGCCGAATCGGCCCGCAGGTCTCGGGGACTTACCAGAGAACTGTATCGCTTCGATTCTTTCATGTTTGGAAGCTTCAGAAATCTGTAAATTTTCGTGTCTGAACAAAGCATTTCTCCAAGCTTCTTTGTCTGATACTGTGTGGGAACCTAAGTTGCCTGAAAATCATCGGATTCTTGCGAAGAAGCTGATCCGTGAATACTCGGAGAATCTGACTTCCAAAAAGGAGATTTACACCAGCTTGAGTAATCCCTCTCGCTTTGATGGTGACACCAAA GAAATTTGGTTGGACAAGAGGAGAAGAGGAATCTGTGTTGCTATTTCATGGAAGGGCTTGAGAATTACTGGTATAGACGATCGTAGGTATTGGAGTCATGTTTCCACAGATGATTCAAG GTTTCATACAATAGCTTATCTTCGACAAATATGGTGGCTAGAAGCAGAAGGTAGCTTGGACTTGGAATTCCCTATCGGCACTTACAGCCTGTTTTTCAGATTACGACTCGGTCGACCGTCGAATCGACTATTTGGTAGCCGAAGATCAATCTGCAACAAAGCAGAAAAGATTCATGGCTGGAATATAAAACCTGTCCAATTCCAAGTAGCATCATCAAACGTGCATCATGCGAAATCGCAGTGTTTCTTGGAAGAAGAAGGCAAATGGACGTTCCATCATGTTGGAGATTTTGTGGTTGAGAATTCACACACTATCACAAAGCTTAGGTTTTCGATGACGCAGATTGATTGCACGCATACAAAAGGCGGGCTTTGCTTGGATTGTGCGTTTATTTGTCCGAGTGTTGGATCCCATGCAGAAAGGTTAGATAATTTTG gccaaattttgaaccttTTCGCATAG
- the LOC140807521 gene encoding F-box protein PP2-A13-like isoform X3, whose amino-acid sequence MGAGLSGPETERTCDSVNLPNRPAGLGDLPENCIASILSCLEASEICKFSCLNKAFLQASLSDTVWEPKLPENHRILAKKLIREYSENLTSKKEIYTSLSNPSRFDGDTKEIWLDKRRRGICVAISWKGLRITGIDDRRYWSHVSTDDSRFHTIAYLRQIWWLEAEGSLDLEFPIGTYSLFFRLRLGRPSNRLFGSRRSICNKAEKIHGWNIKPVQFQVASSNVHHAKSQCFLEEEGKWTFHHVGDFVVENSHTITKLRFSMTQIDCTHTKGGLCLDCAFICPSVGSHAERSSLEAPNSDLEGSSYMCQVSLDTSPL is encoded by the exons ATGGGGGCTGGTCTTTCAGGCCCGGAAACTGAGAGAACTTGTGATTCAGTTAATCTGCCGAATCGGCCCGCAGGTCTCGGGGACTTACCAGAGAACTGTATCGCTTCGATTCTTTCATGTTTGGAAGCTTCAGAAATCTGTAAATTTTCGTGTCTGAACAAAGCATTTCTCCAAGCTTCTTTGTCTGATACTGTGTGGGAACCTAAGTTGCCTGAAAATCATCGGATTCTTGCGAAGAAGCTGATCCGTGAATACTCGGAGAATCTGACTTCCAAAAAGGAGATTTACACCAGCTTGAGTAATCCCTCTCGCTTTGATGGTGACACCAAA GAAATTTGGTTGGACAAGAGGAGAAGAGGAATCTGTGTTGCTATTTCATGGAAGGGCTTGAGAATTACTGGTATAGACGATCGTAGGTATTGGAGTCATGTTTCCACAGATGATTCAAG GTTTCATACAATAGCTTATCTTCGACAAATATGGTGGCTAGAAGCAGAAGGTAGCTTGGACTTGGAATTCCCTATCGGCACTTACAGCCTGTTTTTCAGATTACGACTCGGTCGACCGTCGAATCGACTATTTGGTAGCCGAAGATCAATCTGCAACAAAGCAGAAAAGATTCATGGCTGGAATATAAAACCTGTCCAATTCCAAGTAGCATCATCAAACGTGCATCATGCGAAATCGCAGTGTTTCTTGGAAGAAGAAGGCAAATGGACGTTCCATCATGTTGGAGATTTTGTGGTTGAGAATTCACACACTATCACAAAGCTTAGGTTTTCGATGACGCAGATTGATTGCACGCATACAAAAGGCGGGCTTTGCTTGGATTGTGCGTTTATTTGTCCGAGTGTTGGATCCCATGCAGAAAG GTCGAGTTTGGAAGCTCCGAACTCGGATTTGGAAGGTTCGAGCTATATGTGTCAAGTGTCTCTCGACACCTCACCGTTATGA
- the LOC140807521 gene encoding F-box protein PP2-A13-like isoform X6 has translation MGAGLSGPETERTCDSVNLPNRPAGLGDLPENCIASILSCLEASEICKFSCLNKAFLQASLSDTVWEPKLPENHRILAKKLIREYSENLTSKKEIYTSLSNPSRFDGDTKEIWLDKRRRGICVAISWKGLRITGIDDRRYWSHVSTDDSRFHTIAYLRQIWWLEAEGSLDLEFPIGTYSLFFRLRLGRPSNRLFGSRRSICNKAEKIHGWNIKPVQFQVASSNVHHAKSQCFLEEEGKWTFHHVGDFVVENSHTITKLRFSMTQIDCTHTKGGLCLDCAFICPSVGSHAERRNPPNLLSSVG, from the exons ATGGGGGCTGGTCTTTCAGGCCCGGAAACTGAGAGAACTTGTGATTCAGTTAATCTGCCGAATCGGCCCGCAGGTCTCGGGGACTTACCAGAGAACTGTATCGCTTCGATTCTTTCATGTTTGGAAGCTTCAGAAATCTGTAAATTTTCGTGTCTGAACAAAGCATTTCTCCAAGCTTCTTTGTCTGATACTGTGTGGGAACCTAAGTTGCCTGAAAATCATCGGATTCTTGCGAAGAAGCTGATCCGTGAATACTCGGAGAATCTGACTTCCAAAAAGGAGATTTACACCAGCTTGAGTAATCCCTCTCGCTTTGATGGTGACACCAAA GAAATTTGGTTGGACAAGAGGAGAAGAGGAATCTGTGTTGCTATTTCATGGAAGGGCTTGAGAATTACTGGTATAGACGATCGTAGGTATTGGAGTCATGTTTCCACAGATGATTCAAG GTTTCATACAATAGCTTATCTTCGACAAATATGGTGGCTAGAAGCAGAAGGTAGCTTGGACTTGGAATTCCCTATCGGCACTTACAGCCTGTTTTTCAGATTACGACTCGGTCGACCGTCGAATCGACTATTTGGTAGCCGAAGATCAATCTGCAACAAAGCAGAAAAGATTCATGGCTGGAATATAAAACCTGTCCAATTCCAAGTAGCATCATCAAACGTGCATCATGCGAAATCGCAGTGTTTCTTGGAAGAAGAAGGCAAATGGACGTTCCATCATGTTGGAGATTTTGTGGTTGAGAATTCACACACTATCACAAAGCTTAGGTTTTCGATGACGCAGATTGATTGCACGCATACAAAAGGCGGGCTTTGCTTGGATTGTGCGTTTATTTGTCCGAGTGTTGGATCCCATGCAGAAAG aCGTAATCCCCCCAACCTTTTGTCATCGGTTGGTTGA